Proteins encoded in a region of the Oryctolagus cuniculus chromosome 10, mOryCun1.1, whole genome shotgun sequence genome:
- the GNAT1 gene encoding guanine nucleotide-binding protein G(t) subunit alpha-1 isoform X1 has product MGAGASAEEKHSRELEKKLKEDAEKDARTVKLLLLGAGESGKSTIVKQMKIIHQDGYSLEECLEFIAIIYGNTLQSILAIVRAMTTLNIQYGDSARQDDARKLMHMADTIEEGTMPKEMSDIIQRLWKDSGIQACFERASEYQLNDSAGYYLSDLERLVTPGYVPTEQDVLRSRVKTTGIIETQFSFKDLNFRMFDVGGQRSERKKWIHCFEGVTCIIFIAALSAYDMVLVEDDEVNRMHESLHLFNSICNHRYFATTSIVLFLNKKDVFSEKIKKAHLSICFPDYDGPNTYEDAGNYIKVQFLELNMRRDVKEIYSHMTCATDTQNVKFVFDAVTDIIIKENLKDCGLF; this is encoded by the exons ATGGGGGCCGGGGCCAGTGCCGAGGAGAAGCACTCCAGGGAGCTGGAGAAGAAGTTGAAAGAGGACGCGGAGAAGGATGCTCGGAcggtgaagctgctgctgctgg GTGCTGGTGAGTCCGGGAAGAGCACCATCGTCAAGCAGATGAA GATTATCCACCAGGACGGGTACTCTCTGGAAGAGTGCCTGGAGTTCATCGCCATCATCTATGGCAATACGCTACAGTCCATCTTGGCCATCGTGCGCGCCATGACCACACTCAACATCCAGTACGGAGACTCTGCGCGCCAG GACGACGCCCGCAAGCTGATGCACATGGCAGACACCATCGAGGAAGGCACGATGCCCAAGGAGATGTCGGACATCATCCAGCGGCTGTGGAAGGACTCGGGTATCCAGGCCTGCTTCGAGCGCGCCTCCGAGTACCAGCTCAACGACTCGGCGGGCTA CTACCTCTCGGACCTGGAGCGCCTGGTGACCCCGGGCTACGTGCCCACCGAGCAGGACGTGCTGCGCTCGCGAGTCAAGACCACCGGCATCATCGAGACACAGTTCTCCTTCAAGGACCTCAACTTCCG GATGTTCGACGTGGGCGGGCAGCGCTCGGAGCGCAAGAAGTGGATCCATTGCTTCGAGGGCGTGACCTGCATCATCTTCATCGCGGCGCTCAGCGCCTACGACATGGTGCTGGTGGAGGACGACGAGGTG aaCCGCATGCACGAGAGCCTGCACCTGTTCAACAGCATCTGTAACCACCGCTACTTCGCCACCACGTCCATCGTGCTCTTCCTGAACAAGAAGGACGTCTTCTCCGAGAAGATCAAGAAGGCCCACCTCAGCATCTGCTTCCCGGACTACGACG GGCCCAACACCTACGAGGACGCGGGCAACTACATCAAGGTGCAGTTCCTGGAGCTCAATATGCGTCGCGACGTCAAGGAGATCTACTCCCACATGACGTGCGCCACCGACACACAGAACGTCAAGTTCGTCTTCGACGCCGTCACCGACATCATCATCAAGGAGAACCTCAAAGACTGCGGCCTCTTCTGA
- the GNAT1 gene encoding guanine nucleotide-binding protein G(t) subunit alpha-1 isoform X2: MKIIHQDGYSLEECLEFIAIIYGNTLQSILAIVRAMTTLNIQYGDSARQDDARKLMHMADTIEEGTMPKEMSDIIQRLWKDSGIQACFERASEYQLNDSAGYYLSDLERLVTPGYVPTEQDVLRSRVKTTGIIETQFSFKDLNFRMFDVGGQRSERKKWIHCFEGVTCIIFIAALSAYDMVLVEDDEVNRMHESLHLFNSICNHRYFATTSIVLFLNKKDVFSEKIKKAHLSICFPDYDGPNTYEDAGNYIKVQFLELNMRRDVKEIYSHMTCATDTQNVKFVFDAVTDIIIKENLKDCGLF; the protein is encoded by the exons ATGAA GATTATCCACCAGGACGGGTACTCTCTGGAAGAGTGCCTGGAGTTCATCGCCATCATCTATGGCAATACGCTACAGTCCATCTTGGCCATCGTGCGCGCCATGACCACACTCAACATCCAGTACGGAGACTCTGCGCGCCAG GACGACGCCCGCAAGCTGATGCACATGGCAGACACCATCGAGGAAGGCACGATGCCCAAGGAGATGTCGGACATCATCCAGCGGCTGTGGAAGGACTCGGGTATCCAGGCCTGCTTCGAGCGCGCCTCCGAGTACCAGCTCAACGACTCGGCGGGCTA CTACCTCTCGGACCTGGAGCGCCTGGTGACCCCGGGCTACGTGCCCACCGAGCAGGACGTGCTGCGCTCGCGAGTCAAGACCACCGGCATCATCGAGACACAGTTCTCCTTCAAGGACCTCAACTTCCG GATGTTCGACGTGGGCGGGCAGCGCTCGGAGCGCAAGAAGTGGATCCATTGCTTCGAGGGCGTGACCTGCATCATCTTCATCGCGGCGCTCAGCGCCTACGACATGGTGCTGGTGGAGGACGACGAGGTG aaCCGCATGCACGAGAGCCTGCACCTGTTCAACAGCATCTGTAACCACCGCTACTTCGCCACCACGTCCATCGTGCTCTTCCTGAACAAGAAGGACGTCTTCTCCGAGAAGATCAAGAAGGCCCACCTCAGCATCTGCTTCCCGGACTACGACG GGCCCAACACCTACGAGGACGCGGGCAACTACATCAAGGTGCAGTTCCTGGAGCTCAATATGCGTCGCGACGTCAAGGAGATCTACTCCCACATGACGTGCGCCACCGACACACAGAACGTCAAGTTCGTCTTCGACGCCGTCACCGACATCATCATCAAGGAGAACCTCAAAGACTGCGGCCTCTTCTGA
- the SLC38A3 gene encoding sodium-coupled neutral amino acid transporter 3 has product MEAPLQTEMVELVPNGKPSEVLLPASSPTAMHQRAEDPGQGCVEGRGFLQKSPSKEPHFTDFEGKTSFGMSVFNLSNAIMGSGILGLAYAMANTGIVLFLFLLTAVALLSSYSIHLLLKSSGIVGIRAYEQLGYRAFGTPGKLAAALAITLQNIGAMSSYLYIIKSELPLVIQTFLNMEEKTSDWYLNGNYLVILVSVTVILPLALMRQLGYLGYSSGFSLSCMVFFLIAVIYKKFQVPCPLPSSSANSTGNVSHVEVLGEKVHLPGEAEAEALCTPSYFTLNSQTAYTIPIMAFAFVCHPEVLPIYTELKNPSKKKMQHISNLSISVMYVMYFLAALFGYLTFYDGVESELLHTYNKVNSSDVLILCVRVAVLTAVTLTVPIVLFPVGRAIQQMLFQNQEFNWLRHILIATGLLTCINLLVIFAPNILGIFGVIGATSAPCLIFIFPAIFYFRIMPTEKEPARSTPKVLALCFAVLGLLLMTMSLSFIIIDWVSGTKQPGGNH; this is encoded by the exons ATGGAGGCGCCTCTGCAGACGGAGATGGTGGAGCTGGTGCCCAACGGCAAGCCCTCCGAGGTGCTGCTCCCAGCCAGCTCGCCCACGGCCATGCACCAGCG GGCCGAGGACCCGGGACAAGGCTGTGTCGAGGGCAGGGGTTTCCTACAGAAAAGCCCCAGCAAGGAGCCGCACTTCACCGAC TTCGAGGGGAAGACATCGTTCGGGATGTCAGTGTTCAACCTGAGCAACGCCATCATGGGCAGCGGCATCCTGGGGCTCGCCTATGCCATGGCCAACACGGGCATCGTCCTCTTCCT GTTCCTGCTGACGGCCGTGGCCCTGCTCTCCAGCTACTCCATCCACCTCCTCCTTAAGTCCTCAGGGATTGTGG GCATTCGCGCCTATGAGCAGCTGGGCTACCGCGCCTTCGGCACCCCGGGCAAGCTGGCAGCAGCACTGGCCATCACACTACAGAACATTGGCG CCATGTCCAGCTACCTGTACATCATCAAGTCCGAGCTACCCCTCGTCATCCAGACCTTCCTAAACATGGAGGAAAAAACCTC AGACTGGTACCTGAACGGGAACTACTTGGTAATCCTGGTCTCCGtcactgtcattctgcctctgGCACTGATGCGACAGCTTG GCTACCTGGGCTACTCCAGCGGCTTCTCTCTCAGCTGCATGGTGTTCTTCCTGATTGCA GTCATCTACAAAAAGTTCCAAGTGCCCTGCCCGCTGCCCTCCAGCTCGGCCAACAGCACGGGCAACGTCAGCCACGTGGAGGTCCTTGGGGAGAAGGTGCACCTGCCGGGCGAGGCTGAAGCTGAAGCTCTCTGCACCCCGAGCTACTTCACTCTCAACTCACAG ACAGCGTACACCATCCCCATCATGGCTTTCGCCTTCGTCTGCCACCCCGAGGTGCTGCCCATCTACACCGAGCTCAAGAA CCCCTCCAAGAAGAAAATGCAGCACATCTCCAACCTGTCCATCTCTGTCATGTACGTCATGTACTTCCTGGCTGCCCTCTTCGGCTACCTCACCTTCTATG ATGGGGTGGAGTCAGAGCTGCTGCACACCTACAACAAGGTAAACTCGTCTGATGTGCTGATCCTGTGTGTGCGCGTGGCCGTGCTGACAGCTGTCACACTCACAGTGCCAATTGTTCTCTTCCCG gtgGGCCGTGCCATCCAGCAGATGCTATTCCAGAACCAGGAGTTCAACTGGCTGAGGCACATACTCATCGCCACAGGCCTGCTCACTTGTATCAACCTGCTGGTCATCTTTGCCCCCAACATCCTGGGCATCTTTGGGGTCATCG GTGCCACATCTGCCCCATGCCTCATCTTCATCTTCcctgccatcttctacttccgAATCATGCCCACGGAGAAGGAGCCTGCAAGGTCCACCCCCAAAGTCCTG GCCCTTTGTTTCGCTGTGCTGGGCCTCTTGCTGATGACCATGAGCTTGAGCTTCATCATCATTGACTGGGTCTCAGGGACCAAACAGCCGGGAGGAAACCACTAG